In Microvenator marinus, one genomic interval encodes:
- a CDS encoding TadE/TadG family type IV pilus assembly protein, whose protein sequence is MNTLTSRIHTQLKRFHGNQDGAIALLCLAGLLIIFMSTMMMWDAGKGARDKIEVQKGADAAALSQATVKARSMNMIAYTNIQKRILYGYNTLYIAAFLALVEASAYYMAVAGIKAAKAVKTLPACVTIVGCAIPIANAYQAIVNAIEGLKGVVQLMLEVVEFIAINGGRLYGLGAGGDEVGRSIREVAALDYYQGYMKKIAPWWGWGEAVTRGMRNGATLVGTAPIPEGDATRLREKVRFGLNAINGIFGSTVPAPDDIFRMTNEKDSLPIEQIPDAASFGPLGSIGVPKFVSHAKLCGGMLTSPEFWLVQYYHDHWRNGKSEGYWRDTSAPSGAKIAPQTLVTTLEIMNLPLGCVVSGLTLGHEVLPYEIKVSVSTNPISGILGSETPDKWLRATQNVVVGYKHGDGRNANDGGRQKLQFMEQDYSMGARKVLFSNEGYWTISKSEMVFDKGIAGSLAANMSGINQIPLAGQIFGYLANLLNEPNMWEPHWTSRLRPLALPNETESLDDLDKIYHDALAFMIPLAPLAYLYGEGASFPDLNSMTNLSGQLGQGLNYLTGMANDAFYMERATDPYTVDKQHDGFEK, encoded by the coding sequence ATGAATACCCTAACGAGTCGAATACACACGCAGCTCAAGCGCTTCCACGGCAATCAGGACGGGGCTATCGCGCTCCTCTGTTTAGCTGGCCTTCTTATCATCTTCATGAGCACCATGATGATGTGGGATGCCGGTAAAGGTGCCCGCGACAAGATCGAAGTTCAAAAGGGGGCGGACGCAGCTGCACTAAGTCAAGCTACGGTTAAAGCGCGCTCTATGAATATGATCGCGTATACCAATATCCAGAAGCGCATACTTTATGGGTACAACACGCTCTATATCGCGGCATTCTTAGCGCTCGTGGAGGCGTCGGCTTATTATATGGCGGTTGCTGGGATTAAGGCTGCCAAAGCGGTCAAGACGCTGCCAGCGTGCGTGACCATCGTGGGGTGTGCGATTCCGATTGCCAACGCCTATCAGGCGATTGTGAACGCGATAGAAGGCCTCAAAGGGGTGGTGCAACTCATGTTGGAGGTGGTTGAGTTCATTGCCATCAATGGAGGCCGCCTTTACGGCCTCGGAGCCGGAGGCGATGAGGTGGGGCGCTCTATTCGTGAGGTCGCTGCACTCGATTATTACCAGGGTTATATGAAGAAGATCGCCCCGTGGTGGGGCTGGGGTGAGGCTGTCACGCGCGGTATGCGAAACGGGGCAACTCTAGTGGGAACCGCGCCAATTCCTGAGGGTGATGCGACTCGGCTTCGCGAAAAAGTGCGCTTTGGCCTCAATGCCATCAACGGCATTTTTGGTTCAACGGTGCCGGCTCCTGACGATATTTTCAGGATGACCAATGAGAAGGATAGCCTGCCGATCGAACAGATTCCGGATGCTGCCTCATTTGGGCCTCTCGGCAGCATTGGGGTTCCCAAATTTGTCTCTCACGCCAAGCTCTGCGGCGGTATGCTGACCTCTCCGGAATTCTGGCTTGTGCAGTACTATCACGACCACTGGCGAAACGGGAAAAGTGAGGGTTATTGGCGAGATACTTCCGCGCCATCAGGAGCCAAGATCGCGCCGCAAACGCTGGTGACAACGCTTGAGATCATGAACCTTCCGCTCGGCTGTGTGGTCTCGGGTCTGACGCTCGGTCACGAGGTGCTTCCTTATGAAATCAAGGTGAGTGTTTCGACCAACCCCATTTCTGGAATCTTGGGAAGTGAGACGCCGGATAAATGGCTTCGAGCCACACAGAATGTTGTGGTCGGCTATAAGCACGGGGATGGTCGCAACGCCAATGATGGTGGGCGCCAGAAGCTTCAGTTTATGGAGCAGGACTATTCGATGGGTGCCAGAAAGGTACTCTTCTCAAACGAAGGATATTGGACCATTTCAAAGAGTGAAATGGTCTTCGATAAAGGCATCGCCGGTAGTCTGGCGGCAAATATGAGTGGGATTAATCAGATCCCACTCGCCGGTCAGATCTTTGGATATCTCGCGAACCTTCTGAATGAGCCGAATATGTGGGAGCCGCATTGGACCTCGCGCTTGAGACCTCTCGCTCTGCCAAATGAGACGGAGTCTTTGGACGATTTGGACAAGATTTACCACGACGCTCTCGCGTTCATGATTCCTCTTGCTCCACTCGCCTATTTGTACGGAGAGGGCGCAAGTTTCCCGGATCTGAATTCTATGACGAACCTCTCAGGGCAGCTTGGGCAGGGGCTTAACTATCTCACGGGGATGGCGAATGACGCGTTCTATATGGAGCGCGCTACGGACCCGTATACTGTGGACAAACAACACGACGGGTTTGAAAAATGA
- a CDS encoding NAD-dependent deacylase: protein MSDQLKTWIEQAKNIIVLTGAGISAESGIPTFRDALEGLWSNYSPEELATPEAWQRQPELVSKWYEDRREKVLACEPNPGHEAIANFQIWAEHAGKRVTVLTQNVDGLHFRAAEKAGANTADIIEVHGSLLRWRCTKTQKETLDLPSPFPQHPLPSADGGFLRPAVVWFGEFLPEAALKRAAEELSHVDLFISIGTSGNVYPVAGWLFDAKRAGAKTMEVNRDPSQFSSEFDISLRGKAGELLPSLLPHN from the coding sequence ATGAGTGACCAACTAAAAACATGGATCGAGCAGGCAAAGAACATCATCGTTTTGACCGGTGCAGGAATCTCAGCGGAAAGCGGAATCCCCACCTTTCGAGACGCACTTGAGGGACTCTGGTCAAACTATTCTCCAGAGGAATTGGCCACACCAGAGGCCTGGCAACGACAACCTGAACTCGTCTCCAAATGGTACGAAGACCGCCGCGAAAAAGTGCTGGCGTGCGAGCCCAACCCCGGCCATGAGGCCATCGCAAATTTCCAGATTTGGGCGGAACATGCGGGGAAACGGGTCACAGTTCTGACCCAAAACGTGGACGGGCTTCACTTCAGGGCTGCCGAAAAAGCAGGCGCAAACACGGCCGATATCATCGAAGTCCACGGCTCATTGCTGAGATGGCGCTGCACTAAAACCCAAAAGGAAACGCTCGACCTTCCCAGCCCCTTTCCTCAACACCCGCTGCCATCTGCCGATGGCGGCTTCTTAAGGCCAGCAGTCGTTTGGTTCGGAGAATTCCTTCCTGAAGCAGCGCTCAAACGGGCGGCAGAGGAATTGAGCCACGTAGATCTCTTCATCTCGATCGGCACCAGCGGCAACGTCTACCCGGTCGCGGGCTGGTTGTTTGACGCGAAACGCGCAGGCGCGAAGACCATGGAGGTCAATCGCGACCCCTCGCAATTCTCCTCTGAATTCGATATCAGCCTGAGGGGTAAGGCCGGCGAGCTATTGCCTTCTTTGCTTCCACACAACTAG
- the scpA gene encoding methylmalonyl-CoA mutase, producing MLETTYRHLNKKPKKSTSGRKDTPEGIQRRESYTAMDVRNETHLGSAPGEFPFTRGVYATMYSGRPWTIRQYAGFSTAEDSNAFYRRNLAAGQKGLSIAFDLATHRGYDSDHPRVSGDVGMAGVAIDSILDMQILFDQIPLDKMSVSMTMNGAVLPIMALYIVAAEEQGVPMKALTGTIQNDILKEFMVRNTYIYPPAPSMRIIADIFEFAARNMPKFNTISVSGYHMQEAGATADLELAYTLADGIEYVRTGVKSGLDVDDFAPRISFFFATGMNYFMEVAKLRAARTLWAELMQEFSPKDPKSSMLRTHCQTSGWSLTAKDVFNNVVRTGLEAMAAVHGHTQSLHTNSLDEALALPTDFSARIARNTQLFLQHEAGSTQVVDPWGGSLYVENLTGELIRKARKHIAEIDELGGMTRAIEKGVPKMRIEEAAARTQARIDTAAQPIIGVNKYRESSDEEIPILKVDNSAVLDSQIARLKKLREQRDQGAVDKALEALREAAKSGQGNLLELSVDAARVRATLGEISQALEDVFGRHHATTQTIQGVYKKEIETGSQSLNTIEAKVLEFEKSEGRRPRILVAKMGQDGHDRGQKVIATAFADIGFDVDIGPLFQTPEETARQAVENDVHIVGVSSLAAGHLTLVPKLVNALKVLGREDILIVVGGVIPPDDYQALRDAGASAIFGPGTVIADAAVELIDILSERLGFNG from the coding sequence CTGCTCGAGACCACGTACCGGCACCTCAACAAGAAGCCAAAGAAGTCGACGAGTGGCCGGAAAGATACTCCAGAAGGCATTCAACGCCGCGAAAGCTACACGGCTATGGACGTCAGAAATGAGACGCACCTCGGTAGCGCACCCGGCGAGTTTCCATTCACGCGCGGCGTGTACGCAACCATGTACTCTGGGCGCCCCTGGACCATTCGACAATATGCCGGCTTCTCCACCGCCGAGGACTCAAACGCGTTCTACCGAAGAAACCTCGCCGCGGGACAAAAAGGCCTCTCAATCGCTTTCGATCTGGCAACGCATCGCGGCTACGATAGCGACCATCCGAGAGTCAGTGGAGACGTCGGGATGGCCGGCGTGGCTATCGACTCCATCCTCGATATGCAGATTCTCTTCGACCAGATTCCTCTGGATAAGATGAGCGTTTCGATGACCATGAACGGAGCGGTCTTGCCAATCATGGCCCTCTATATCGTGGCTGCAGAGGAACAAGGTGTGCCGATGAAAGCGCTCACTGGCACCATTCAAAATGATATTCTTAAAGAATTCATGGTGCGAAACACCTATATCTACCCGCCTGCGCCCTCCATGCGAATCATCGCGGACATCTTTGAGTTTGCGGCACGAAACATGCCAAAATTCAACACGATCAGTGTCTCGGGCTACCATATGCAAGAGGCTGGTGCTACGGCAGACCTCGAGCTCGCCTACACACTCGCAGACGGTATTGAATACGTGAGAACCGGCGTAAAATCCGGGCTCGATGTGGACGATTTTGCGCCTCGAATCTCGTTCTTTTTTGCCACCGGGATGAACTACTTCATGGAGGTGGCCAAGTTGAGAGCGGCGAGAACGCTCTGGGCTGAGTTGATGCAGGAATTTAGTCCGAAGGACCCGAAATCGTCCATGTTGCGGACACATTGTCAAACATCGGGCTGGAGCTTGACGGCAAAGGATGTGTTCAACAACGTGGTGCGCACCGGACTTGAGGCCATGGCAGCCGTACATGGCCATACCCAGTCTTTGCACACGAACAGCCTGGACGAGGCGCTCGCGCTACCTACAGACTTCAGTGCGCGCATCGCCCGAAATACACAGCTCTTCTTGCAACACGAGGCTGGCTCGACTCAGGTGGTCGACCCCTGGGGCGGCAGTCTTTACGTCGAGAACCTGACGGGCGAACTCATTCGAAAAGCCCGCAAACATATCGCAGAGATCGACGAGCTTGGCGGCATGACACGTGCCATTGAGAAAGGCGTTCCGAAAATGCGGATCGAAGAAGCCGCAGCGCGCACCCAGGCTCGGATCGACACGGCCGCTCAACCTATCATTGGCGTCAATAAATATCGTGAGAGCAGCGACGAGGAGATCCCTATCCTCAAGGTAGATAACTCAGCCGTGTTGGACTCACAAATCGCGCGCCTCAAGAAGCTGCGAGAACAGAGGGATCAGGGCGCCGTAGACAAGGCCTTGGAGGCGTTGCGAGAGGCTGCAAAGAGTGGTCAAGGAAATCTCTTGGAACTCAGTGTTGATGCGGCTCGAGTCCGTGCCACACTCGGTGAGATAAGCCAGGCGTTGGAAGACGTCTTCGGACGGCATCATGCCACCACACAGACCATTCAAGGCGTCTACAAGAAGGAAATCGAAACAGGGAGTCAGTCTTTGAATACAATCGAAGCCAAGGTCCTCGAATTCGAAAAATCGGAGGGGCGGCGCCCTAGAATTCTCGTGGCCAAAATGGGTCAAGATGGACATGACCGTGGCCAGAAAGTCATCGCAACCGCGTTTGCGGATATCGGGTTTGATGTAGATATCGGCCCTCTCTTTCAGACGCCTGAAGAGACGGCACGACAGGCTGTTGAAAACGACGTTCATATCGTGGGCGTGAGCTCGCTCGCCGCGGGGCACCTGACCCTTGTGCCGAAGCTCGTCAACGCACTCAAAGTCCTTGGGCGCGAAGATATTTTGATTGTGGTGGGTGGCGTGATTCCACCTGACGATTATCAGGCGCTTCGAGACGCTGGGGCGTCTGCCATCTTTGGTCCTGGAACCGTCATCGCAGACGCTGCCGTGGAATTGATCGACATCCTGAGTGAACGGCTGGGATTTAACGGATAA
- the meaB gene encoding methylmalonyl Co-A mutase-associated GTPase MeaB — protein MKRQSLNVQDYVRGVESGDRAVLARAITLVESNRADHREMAHDMLDQLMPRTGSAIRLGITGVPGVGKSTFIEALGLHLINGLGLSVAVLAVDPSSSVRGGSILGDKTRMQRLSQETEAFIRPSPSQGSLGGVHRKTRESLLVCEAAGFDVVLVETVGVGQSETTVANMVDTFLVLMLAGAGDELQGIKKGILEVADILAINKADGENLSAADRARRDYKNALHLFTPRDAAWHPPVLTCSALESNGIEKVWDTVIEHRETLRASGAFSLRRAEQNQSWLWSLVEDELLQTFKANPDVQEELAMLVDPVRTGQINPTGAADRLLKIFFGTRDA, from the coding sequence TTGAAACGGCAATCGCTAAATGTACAAGACTACGTTCGGGGGGTCGAGTCGGGTGACCGTGCAGTTTTAGCGCGGGCGATTACGCTCGTCGAGTCCAATCGCGCAGACCACCGGGAGATGGCCCACGACATGCTTGACCAGCTCATGCCACGCACAGGTAGCGCAATCAGGCTCGGTATCACTGGCGTTCCCGGGGTGGGCAAGAGCACGTTTATTGAAGCGTTGGGATTGCACCTCATCAACGGACTCGGCCTCAGCGTGGCGGTCCTCGCCGTGGACCCGTCGAGCAGCGTGCGCGGCGGTAGCATTCTCGGGGATAAGACGCGGATGCAGCGGCTATCGCAAGAGACCGAGGCATTCATCAGGCCATCGCCGTCACAGGGCTCACTTGGCGGAGTACACCGAAAAACCCGAGAGTCGCTCTTGGTCTGCGAGGCGGCAGGCTTTGACGTGGTGCTTGTGGAAACGGTTGGCGTGGGCCAGTCCGAGACTACTGTTGCCAACATGGTGGACACCTTTCTGGTCCTGATGCTCGCCGGTGCAGGAGATGAACTTCAGGGCATCAAGAAGGGTATTTTGGAGGTCGCGGATATCCTGGCGATCAACAAAGCGGACGGCGAGAACCTCAGTGCTGCCGACCGCGCCAGACGCGACTACAAGAACGCCCTTCATTTGTTCACGCCTCGGGATGCCGCGTGGCATCCGCCAGTGTTGACATGCTCAGCCTTGGAGTCAAACGGCATCGAGAAGGTGTGGGACACCGTCATTGAACATCGAGAAACCTTGAGGGCATCTGGCGCATTTTCGTTGAGACGTGCGGAACAGAACCAGTCGTGGTTATGGTCGCTGGTCGAGGACGAACTCTTGCAGACCTTCAAAGCAAATCCGGATGTGCAAGAGGAGCTAGCGATGCTCGTCGACCCCGTTCGAACCGGTCAGATCAATCCGACCGGGGCCGCAGACCGCCTACTGAAAATATTCTTTGGAACACGTGACGCATGA
- a CDS encoding alpha/beta fold hydrolase, whose product MTLPKSPSDQSPTLHKGWSFTSFGPEDDTVPIIAIHGLPGSVRDFRWLEGALNEIEFEGRFIRLEMPGFGQTTRAAGPSPQEIAHALVDFIDEVAGGRAVLMAHSFGSVYAAEVAARYPTRVTELVFISPVSLSPHRGYRKLPPMPLVRAALASKTTQRLFLPRFTKAMESMGFKNMTDRDSLRVLECLTNWSWERQAENMRLIAQPRTIFHAKDDRLIEPERVEELAELLGVEVQWFETGGHNPQKTQAMEIAAQVPSPRPT is encoded by the coding sequence ATGACACTCCCAAAATCACCATCGGACCAGTCGCCCACCCTCCACAAAGGGTGGTCATTTACTTCGTTCGGACCGGAGGACGACACGGTTCCTATCATCGCCATTCATGGACTGCCCGGGTCCGTGCGCGATTTTAGGTGGCTCGAAGGGGCCTTAAATGAAATCGAGTTCGAAGGGCGCTTCATTCGACTCGAGATGCCAGGGTTCGGTCAAACTACCCGTGCAGCCGGACCGAGCCCTCAAGAAATCGCGCATGCCCTGGTAGATTTTATTGACGAAGTGGCTGGTGGGCGCGCGGTCCTGATGGCTCATTCCTTTGGGTCTGTTTATGCGGCAGAAGTAGCGGCCAGATACCCTACGCGCGTCACAGAACTTGTCTTCATCTCGCCGGTCAGCTTGAGTCCGCATCGAGGGTATCGAAAATTGCCTCCGATGCCGCTTGTGCGGGCTGCGTTGGCTTCCAAGACCACACAGCGACTCTTTCTACCTCGGTTCACAAAGGCGATGGAAAGCATGGGCTTCAAGAACATGACTGATAGAGATTCGCTACGGGTTCTTGAGTGTTTGACGAACTGGTCTTGGGAAAGACAGGCTGAAAATATGCGTTTGATCGCCCAACCCCGCACCATCTTTCACGCGAAGGACGACCGCCTTATCGAGCCAGAAAGGGTCGAAGAGCTCGCCGAGCTACTAGGCGTTGAGGTTCAATGGTTTGAGACGGGTGGGCATAATCCGCAAAAGACTCAGGCCATGGAGATTGCCGCTCAGGTCCCAAGCCCAAGACCTACCTGA
- the tpx gene encoding thiol peroxidase: MATITLKGNPFHTNGDVPATGATLADVTLTSGGLEDTQLSKFSGTRILNIFPSIDTPVCSASVRKFNEKAAAIDGVTVLNISNDLPFAMNRFCGAEGIEGVHVLSGFRSDASKELGFEITDGPFKGLFARAVVILDGAGVVKYVELVPEIAQEPDYDAAIAALS, translated from the coding sequence ATGGCGACTATCACACTCAAAGGTAATCCATTTCATACCAACGGCGACGTACCTGCGACGGGCGCTACCCTGGCCGATGTCACGTTGACCAGTGGCGGGCTCGAAGACACTCAGTTGAGCAAGTTCAGCGGTACCCGCATTCTGAATATCTTCCCGAGCATTGACACTCCCGTGTGCTCCGCGTCGGTTCGAAAGTTCAACGAGAAGGCGGCAGCTATCGATGGCGTCACAGTGCTCAATATCTCGAATGACTTGCCGTTCGCGATGAATCGCTTTTGCGGTGCGGAAGGTATTGAGGGCGTTCACGTGCTCTCCGGATTCAGAAGCGATGCCTCAAAAGAGCTCGGTTTTGAGATCACTGACGGGCCGTTCAAAGGGCTCTTTGCTCGCGCCGTTGTGATTTTGGATGGGGCAGGCGTGGTCAAGTACGTGGAACTCGTTCCAGAGATTGCACAAGAGCCCGACTACGATGCTGCGATTGCTGCACTGAGCTAA
- a CDS encoding YceI family protein, whose product MKKLLVLAALGLTISACKSEIDNKPAAVVAETEQAVEKAEEKTEEAAAEAGETTKLNLGPDSKVEWVGAKVTGDHTGGFEKISGMAELDKDGNLTKVEVSADTTSIYSDADKLTEHLKSDDFFSVEKFPTAKFEATKIEAKPSDNGTHEITGNMTIRDQTKTITIPAKVEVSDSGVKAQSEFTLKRFDFGIEYKGKADDLIKDDVLMKLTLNFPK is encoded by the coding sequence ATGAAGAAACTTCTTGTACTAGCTGCTCTCGGACTCACCATCTCTGCGTGTAAGAGCGAAATCGACAACAAGCCAGCAGCCGTAGTTGCAGAGACCGAACAAGCCGTTGAAAAGGCTGAAGAAAAAACTGAAGAAGCGGCGGCTGAGGCTGGCGAGACCACAAAATTGAACCTCGGCCCAGACTCCAAAGTGGAGTGGGTTGGTGCAAAGGTTACGGGCGACCACACCGGCGGATTCGAGAAAATCTCGGGTATGGCTGAGCTCGACAAAGACGGAAACCTCACCAAGGTTGAAGTCAGCGCAGACACCACGAGCATCTACTCCGACGCTGACAAACTCACTGAGCACTTGAAGTCAGACGACTTCTTCAGTGTTGAGAAGTTCCCAACCGCAAAATTCGAAGCAACCAAAATCGAAGCCAAGCCTTCTGACAACGGAACTCACGAAATCACTGGCAACATGACCATTCGTGACCAGACCAAAACCATCACCATTCCTGCAAAAGTTGAAGTTTCGGACTCTGGCGTGAAGGCTCAATCGGAGTTCACCCTCAAGCGTTTCGATTTCGGTATCGAGTACAAAGGAAAGGCTGATGACCTTATCAAGGACGACGTCCTTATGAAGCTCACCTTGAACTTCCCTAAGTAA